The [Bacillus] selenitireducens MLS10 genome includes a region encoding these proteins:
- a CDS encoding NifU N-terminal domain-containing protein, translating into MAIEVRGEPTPNPNAMKFTANQVLFEGSGSASFKKGQETDHALAKELLSLDGVDNIFGFQDFVTVNKEPGAEWDDLLPKIQESFEKVYD; encoded by the coding sequence ATGGCAATTGAAGTAAGAGGCGAACCAACGCCAAATCCGAATGCAATGAAATTTACAGCGAATCAGGTTTTGTTTGAGGGTTCCGGAAGTGCATCCTTTAAAAAAGGACAGGAAACAGATCATGCACTTGCCAAAGAGCTGCTCAGCCTGGACGGTGTGGACAATATTTTCGGTTTCCAGGATTTTGTTACTGTAAACAAAGAGCCTGGTGCCGAGTGGGATGATCTCCTGCCGAAAATTCAGGAATCATTTGAAAAAGTGTACGACTGA
- a CDS encoding AzlC family ABC transporter permease: MDSVRDMQSSESDFLRGMMDGVPIAVGYMPVALAFGLIAANTGLSLLESFLMSFLVFAGAAQYMALSMIAAGSGIIAIIFATFIVNVRHLLMSASIASRLEPSPVLPRVFSAFVMTDEVFAVSSAKRDPLRVMHITGTGLVAFMSWTGFTVVGFLAGGIIPGAIQESLGFALYALFIALLVPSVKETGRSALFLALLGGVFHLVFAQVLDTGWAIMFASIASVLVFEGIERWIEWRHR, encoded by the coding sequence ATGGATTCTGTTCGTGATATGCAGTCTTCTGAGTCAGATTTTTTAAGGGGAATGATGGACGGGGTTCCGATCGCCGTCGGTTATATGCCGGTAGCACTTGCGTTCGGTCTGATTGCAGCGAACACAGGTCTGTCACTCCTTGAATCGTTTCTAATGAGCTTTCTTGTTTTTGCCGGGGCTGCGCAATACATGGCACTGTCCATGATCGCTGCAGGGTCGGGCATCATTGCGATCATATTTGCAACGTTTATTGTCAATGTCCGGCATCTGTTGATGAGTGCGTCGATTGCATCGAGGCTTGAACCGTCACCGGTTCTGCCGAGGGTTTTTTCTGCCTTTGTGATGACCGATGAGGTTTTCGCTGTTTCATCGGCTAAGAGAGACCCGCTCAGGGTCATGCACATTACCGGAACCGGCCTGGTCGCTTTTATGAGTTGGACAGGATTTACAGTTGTGGGTTTTCTGGCAGGGGGAATTATTCCGGGTGCGATACAGGAGAGCCTTGGTTTTGCGCTTTACGCCCTGTTTATTGCGCTTCTCGTGCCGTCCGTTAAAGAGACCGGGAGAAGTGCCTTATTCCTTGCTTTACTCGGAGGAGTATTTCATCTGGTTTTTGCACAGGTGCTGGATACAGGCTGGGCGATTATGTTCGCCTCGATTGCTTCGGTGCTTGTCTTTGAGGGGATTGAAAGATGGATCGAATGGAGGCACCGCTGA
- a CDS encoding AzlD domain-containing protein, translated as MDRMEAPLMEMNLFWMIIGMGLVTFVPRLLPLVAMNTEHWPAWSKRMLSRVPFAILGALIFPGILYAGEQMIWGIAGAVFAAFLAWFRAPLIAVVAGAILFLTVLDQFLL; from the coding sequence ATGGATCGAATGGAGGCACCGCTGATGGAGATGAATCTGTTTTGGATGATAATCGGTATGGGGCTGGTGACGTTTGTCCCGCGGCTTTTGCCACTCGTGGCGATGAACACAGAGCATTGGCCGGCATGGTCGAAGCGAATGCTCTCAAGGGTGCCGTTTGCGATTCTCGGCGCACTGATTTTCCCCGGTATCCTTTACGCCGGGGAACAGATGATATGGGGCATTGCCGGGGCCGTTTTCGCGGCTTTCCTGGCATGGTTCAGGGCCCCGTTGATTGCTGTTGTTGCAGGAGCGATTCTGTTTTTGACAGTACTTGATCAGTTCCTTCTTTAA
- a CDS encoding GNAT family N-acetyltransferase, producing MHIRHVEKPGTLDEINGITNLMMERIHTLSTDTSEITMHKTVSQALTPGTRSDFFIAVNSEGTIIGAIFLNRNIGLDHGGEYIWLNELYVRKDHRKQGIARKMLMAVVHWAENEGYKAIELETGMNNEATKKLYNSLGFYDVISKRYSRALC from the coding sequence ATGCACATACGCCACGTGGAAAAACCCGGCACACTCGACGAAATTAACGGCATCACCAATCTGATGATGGAACGCATTCACACGCTCAGTACCGACACATCGGAAATCACCATGCACAAAACCGTAAGCCAGGCACTGACGCCGGGCACACGGTCTGACTTCTTCATCGCAGTCAATTCAGAAGGTACCATCATTGGCGCCATTTTTTTGAATCGTAACATCGGCCTTGATCACGGCGGTGAATACATTTGGCTCAATGAGCTGTACGTCCGAAAAGACCACCGTAAACAGGGCATTGCACGAAAGATGCTGATGGCAGTCGTTCATTGGGCAGAGAATGAAGGCTATAAAGCAATCGAACTCGAGACCGGGATGAATAACGAAGCCACGAAAAAACTGTACAACTCCCTTGGCTTTTATGATGTTATTTCCAAAAGGTACAGCAGAGCCCTCTGTTAA
- a CDS encoding Cof-type HAD-IIB family hydrolase has protein sequence MKRHLIALDLDGTLLTDDKVISPRTLKTLSAIKAQGHHVVIATGRPYRASKDYYRQLGLDTPLVNFNGAFTHHPVSRTAFSDIHSPLDRQAAMDILEICESQKVENTMFEIKDRFYLRYAERGFAEAFTMNQKPGGVGPLRTLLKEAPTSILIHPEENRHQAITNEITNQFDKSVDQRTWGAPWNVIEIVRSGINKAFGLKKIADFYGIHQDQVIAFGDEDNDLEMIDYAGIGIAMENGIQPLKEIASDVTLSNGQDGVAHFLESHFKLNRQ, from the coding sequence ATGAAAAGACACCTGATTGCTCTCGATCTTGACGGAACTCTATTAACCGATGATAAAGTCATCTCTCCCCGTACCTTAAAGACACTCTCTGCCATAAAAGCCCAGGGTCATCACGTGGTCATTGCAACAGGACGCCCTTACAGAGCGAGCAAAGACTATTACAGACAGCTCGGACTGGATACCCCTCTCGTGAACTTCAATGGTGCATTCACTCATCATCCCGTTTCGAGGACAGCCTTTTCAGATATCCATTCACCACTTGATAGACAGGCTGCAATGGATATCCTCGAGATTTGCGAGTCACAAAAGGTTGAAAATACGATGTTTGAAATTAAAGACCGCTTCTACTTACGCTACGCAGAGCGCGGATTTGCTGAAGCTTTCACGATGAACCAGAAACCGGGCGGAGTTGGGCCACTGAGGACCTTGCTGAAAGAAGCCCCGACATCCATCCTGATTCACCCGGAAGAAAACCGCCACCAGGCAATCACCAATGAAATCACGAATCAGTTTGATAAATCAGTCGATCAGCGCACCTGGGGCGCACCTTGGAACGTCATCGAAATCGTCCGCTCCGGAATCAACAAAGCCTTCGGTCTGAAAAAAATCGCAGACTTCTACGGCATTCATCAGGATCAGGTCATTGCCTTTGGTGATGAAGACAATGATTTGGAAATGATCGATTATGCCGGGATCGGGATTGCTATGGAAAACGGGATACAGCCATTGAAGGAGATCGCTTCAGATGTTACCCTCAGTAACGGACAGGACGGGGTTGCACACTTCCTCGAGTCCCATTTCAAGCTCAATCGACAGTGA
- the ctaG gene encoding cytochrome c oxidase assembly factor CtaG: MNQFFETFTARTIWTPELILVLAVISVIYLALARKYYHWFPEGKPVPMRRIVYFHLGLLGIYLGFGGPLYVLGHIMLSMHMLSMAIVFLVTPPLLLIGIPAWFFRFFTQFKLLKGFFMVAGYPLIGLILFNALFSFYHLPFTFDYLMTNEGFHNVYQIGMLLAAMLMWWHIIPRIQTRFNMSELKRIGYMFASGVLFTPACVLIIFAGDAIYATYTNPAVWATAMAYCLPPGADIPYEVFSGEQSLTLLNSTYHDQQFGGAMMKVIQELAYGVAMGYTFRIWMKRDREETPKLAIQEFDMYEAETPKA, encoded by the coding sequence ATGAATCAATTTTTTGAAACATTCACGGCTCGAACCATTTGGACGCCGGAACTGATCCTTGTTCTGGCTGTTATCAGTGTAATCTATTTGGCATTGGCACGTAAATACTATCATTGGTTTCCTGAAGGAAAACCGGTACCGATGAGGCGTATCGTATATTTTCATCTCGGCCTTTTGGGGATTTACCTCGGTTTTGGCGGGCCGTTATATGTCCTGGGCCACATTATGCTCAGTATGCATATGCTCAGTATGGCGATTGTGTTTCTTGTCACACCGCCGCTTCTTTTGATCGGGATTCCGGCCTGGTTTTTCCGGTTTTTCACACAGTTTAAGCTGCTCAAAGGTTTCTTTATGGTTGCCGGCTATCCGTTAATCGGACTGATTTTGTTTAATGCTTTGTTTTCGTTTTATCATCTTCCGTTTACCTTTGATTATTTAATGACCAATGAAGGTTTTCATAATGTCTATCAGATCGGGATGCTTCTTGCAGCGATGCTGATGTGGTGGCATATCATTCCAAGGATCCAAACCAGGTTCAATATGTCCGAACTGAAGAGAATCGGGTACATGTTTGCAAGCGGTGTGCTGTTTACACCGGCCTGTGTGCTGATCATTTTTGCAGGAGATGCGATCTATGCGACATATACAAACCCCGCTGTTTGGGCCACAGCCATGGCTTACTGTCTGCCTCCCGGAGCAGATATTCCATATGAAGTCTTTTCCGGTGAACAGTCCTTGACCCTCTTGAACAGCACCTATCATGACCAGCAGTTTGGCGGAGCAATGATGAAGGTGATTCAGGAGCTTGCCTACGGTGTGGCGATGGGCTATACATTCCGGATTTGGATGAAGCGCGATCGCGAGGAGACACCAAAGCTTGCGATTCAGGAATTTGATATGTACGAAGCGGAAACACCAAAAGCTTAA
- a CDS encoding SCO family protein, whose product MKVWILLGALMMASGCSFLYEDVSESGQAEAVIDVTSAETPWEIVPFEAVNESGEEVTEETYEGEWWLAKTIFTRCPTVCMVMTPNMVSLQEEVNDRGLDLQIVSFTVDPEFDDPEQLTEYGESYGADFSNWDFLTGYEPDMIKDLALESFKAQIMELPEQSDIMHPVRFYLISPEGQIVRMYSGESNFELDSSVDDIEYMINEWP is encoded by the coding sequence ATGAAAGTTTGGATTTTACTCGGCGCACTCATGATGGCTTCGGGGTGCAGCTTTCTTTACGAAGATGTCAGTGAATCAGGCCAGGCGGAGGCGGTTATTGATGTCACTTCTGCAGAAACGCCTTGGGAGATAGTCCCGTTTGAAGCCGTAAATGAGAGCGGAGAGGAAGTTACGGAAGAAACGTATGAAGGAGAATGGTGGCTTGCAAAGACGATCTTTACCCGATGTCCGACGGTCTGTATGGTGATGACGCCAAATATGGTCAGCCTGCAGGAAGAAGTCAATGACAGGGGACTGGATCTTCAGATTGTGTCGTTTACCGTTGATCCGGAATTTGATGATCCGGAACAGCTGACGGAATATGGCGAATCCTACGGAGCTGATTTCTCGAACTGGGATTTTCTGACCGGTTATGAGCCTGATATGATTAAGGATCTTGCTTTGGAATCCTTTAAAGCTCAGATTATGGAGCTTCCTGAGCAGAGTGATATCATGCATCCTGTACGTTTTTACCTGATCAGTCCTGAAGGGCAGATTGTCAGAATGTACAGTGGTGAATCGAATTTCGAATTGGATTCAAGTGTCGATGATATTGAGTATATGATCAACGAATGGCCATAA
- the moaD gene encoding molybdopterin converting factor subunit 1, whose protein sequence is MIRVLLFAELEEQVGRRELELHKDEMSVGAIRDWVKAQHPDLTGIEKAMAAVNEDYAEESTLVHHDDIIAFIPPVSGG, encoded by the coding sequence ATGATACGTGTATTGTTATTTGCCGAATTGGAAGAACAGGTTGGACGACGAGAGCTTGAACTGCATAAAGATGAAATGAGTGTCGGTGCGATCCGGGACTGGGTCAAAGCACAGCATCCGGATCTTACGGGGATCGAGAAAGCCATGGCCGCCGTAAACGAAGATTATGCAGAGGAATCCACACTGGTTCATCATGACGATATCATTGCTTTCATCCCACCTGTCAGCGGAGGATAA
- a CDS encoding molybdenum cofactor biosynthesis protein MoaE, with protein sequence MSEKLFEITTDPIDITAVTGKVEDRNAGAVNAFIGTVREMTKGKKTLFLKYDAYVPMAEKKLAQIGDEIQNDYPDAKVAITHRIGSLDIKDIAVVIAVSTPHRNDAFTASRYAIERIKEIVPIWKKEHWEDGSEWIGDQLEKKAYPSGKPEEEDMHS encoded by the coding sequence ATGAGTGAAAAACTGTTTGAAATTACCACAGATCCTATTGATATCACAGCCGTAACCGGTAAAGTGGAAGACAGAAACGCAGGCGCTGTCAACGCGTTTATCGGAACTGTAAGAGAAATGACAAAAGGGAAAAAGACCCTGTTTCTGAAGTACGATGCATACGTCCCCATGGCTGAAAAGAAACTCGCCCAAATTGGAGACGAAATTCAAAACGATTATCCAGACGCAAAAGTGGCCATTACGCACCGGATCGGTTCACTCGACATCAAAGATATTGCGGTCGTCATTGCCGTAAGCACTCCGCACAGAAATGACGCGTTCACGGCCAGCCGCTATGCGATTGAGCGGATCAAAGAAATTGTTCCGATTTGGAAGAAAGAACATTGGGAAGACGGATCCGAGTGGATTGGCGATCAGTTGGAAAAGAAAGCTTATCCATCCGGAAAACCTGAAGAGGAGGACATGCATTCATGA
- the mobB gene encoding molybdopterin-guanine dinucleotide biosynthesis protein B, with translation MIIHQITGFTNSGKTTIMTELIAYLSDLGYRVCTIKHHGHTDSLKPEYEPKDSMKHRNAGAKASLVYSDQNELQLIADQTPEKLTLEQLISLYSVFHFDILLIEGYKHAGYPKTFVMRDQDRKTGLSDFKHVKATISQGPAEQPGTTPVFQRDRLDEYFEWFLKSIVKEGSS, from the coding sequence ATGATCATTCATCAGATAACAGGCTTCACCAATTCAGGCAAAACGACAATCATGACAGAACTCATTGCCTATTTGAGTGATCTCGGATACCGGGTATGCACCATCAAACATCACGGTCACACCGATTCTCTCAAACCTGAATATGAACCGAAAGATTCCATGAAACACCGTAACGCCGGAGCAAAAGCATCTCTCGTATACAGTGACCAAAACGAACTGCAGCTTATTGCGGATCAGACACCTGAAAAATTGACACTTGAACAGCTCATTTCCTTGTACAGCGTCTTTCATTTCGATATCCTTTTAATTGAGGGGTATAAACATGCCGGATATCCGAAAACATTTGTCATGAGAGACCAGGACCGGAAAACGGGCCTGTCCGATTTCAAGCATGTAAAAGCAACGATTTCCCAAGGCCCCGCTGAACAGCCGGGAACCACACCTGTCTTTCAACGCGACCGATTGGATGAATACTTTGAGTGGTTTCTGAAATCCATCGTAAAGGAAGGTTCATCATGA
- a CDS encoding molybdopterin molybdotransferase MoeA — protein MFEERAPVKVMDAVQMVMAHSREGEEERVHLSEADGRYLAEDIKADHPIPPFDRSPLDGFAIQSQDSKNASSESPVKIEIVDTVGAGHTFTGKLKPGHGVRVMTGTIMPDDCDAVVMFELANDYQENGNSYIDIKRQFSPGDFVSKQGEETSEGETVIKKGTIVTAGVIAVLATFGYEYVPVIRKPRIGIFATGTELLDVNEPLEPGKIRNSNAYMIISQVRKAGGEPMYFGKLMDDFDLCYDAISSALEDVDALVTTGGVSVGDFDFLPAIYDKLGADVLFNKIAMRPGSVTTVAVFDGKPLFGLSGNPSACFVGFELYARPWVRRFMKSEKPYLQTIRGTLTADFPKPNPFTRFIRSRVKYEGNRLYAEPIGMDKSQVVTSLAYSDCLVAVPGGSRGYTSGDEVDILLLEAEGSAIPFKDPEKRKG, from the coding sequence ATGTTTGAAGAACGAGCTCCAGTAAAAGTTATGGACGCAGTACAAATGGTAATGGCACACAGCAGAGAAGGAGAAGAAGAACGGGTTCATTTATCGGAAGCTGACGGCCGTTACCTCGCCGAAGATATCAAAGCCGATCATCCGATCCCCCCCTTCGACCGTTCACCTCTCGACGGGTTCGCCATACAGAGCCAGGATTCAAAAAATGCTTCATCAGAGAGTCCAGTCAAAATTGAAATTGTCGATACAGTCGGTGCAGGCCACACGTTTACCGGAAAGCTGAAACCAGGGCATGGTGTCCGCGTCATGACCGGCACAATCATGCCTGATGACTGTGATGCAGTCGTGATGTTTGAACTTGCCAACGACTATCAGGAAAACGGAAACAGCTATATCGACATAAAACGCCAATTTTCCCCTGGAGATTTCGTGTCCAAACAGGGCGAGGAAACTTCTGAGGGAGAAACTGTCATCAAAAAAGGGACGATCGTGACAGCCGGTGTGATCGCGGTCCTTGCCACCTTCGGCTATGAATATGTACCGGTGATTCGAAAACCCCGAATCGGCATTTTCGCAACGGGAACCGAACTGCTTGATGTAAATGAACCTCTCGAACCGGGGAAAATCAGAAACAGTAATGCGTATATGATAATCTCACAGGTCAGAAAAGCCGGTGGCGAACCCATGTATTTTGGCAAGCTGATGGACGATTTTGATCTTTGTTATGATGCGATTTCCTCGGCGCTTGAAGACGTGGACGCTCTCGTTACGACGGGTGGTGTATCCGTCGGCGATTTTGACTTTCTTCCGGCTATTTATGACAAGCTCGGAGCTGACGTTCTGTTTAATAAAATTGCCATGCGACCAGGCAGTGTGACGACCGTTGCCGTCTTTGACGGCAAACCGCTCTTTGGCCTTTCCGGTAATCCGTCCGCCTGTTTTGTCGGATTTGAACTTTACGCCCGACCTTGGGTCCGCCGGTTTATGAAATCTGAGAAACCGTATCTGCAGACGATCCGGGGCACGCTGACCGCTGATTTCCCAAAACCGAATCCATTCACCCGATTTATCCGAAGCCGGGTCAAATATGAAGGCAACCGTCTTTATGCGGAACCGATCGGCATGGATAAATCTCAGGTTGTCACATCACTTGCCTATTCAGATTGCCTGGTTGCCGTCCCGGGCGGTTCGAGAGGCTATACTTCCGGGGACGAAGTCGACATCCTGTTACTTGAGGCGGAAGGCAGCGCGATCCCTTTCAAAGATCCGGAAAAGCGAAAAGGGTGA
- a CDS encoding Crp/Fnr family transcriptional regulator, whose amino-acid sequence MKPFLTRLQPHDYDLLMINAKEASFEEGSYVFKEGQPSDRLFFISKGSVRVFKELDPDKEITVFIRGELDSIGEIGIFSGETYSNSAQAMMDTDVFYIEKENMERIIIDNGRIGLEFTKWIAESLEASKAKLRDYLAFGSEGAVASFFIRAANMYGKDMPDGIVIKQVFAVQDIARHLGISRETVSRIISKWRRKGVLDKSYRYYHIRDVQFFRDILSCDNCGVQNCVI is encoded by the coding sequence ATGAAACCGTTTTTGACACGACTTCAGCCTCATGATTATGATTTATTAATGATAAATGCCAAGGAGGCTTCATTTGAAGAAGGGTCTTATGTCTTTAAAGAGGGGCAGCCTTCAGACAGGTTATTTTTTATATCTAAAGGCTCTGTCCGGGTGTTTAAAGAGCTTGATCCGGATAAAGAAATTACGGTGTTTATCCGGGGAGAACTCGATTCCATTGGAGAAATCGGGATTTTCAGCGGTGAAACCTATTCGAATTCTGCACAGGCTATGATGGATACAGACGTGTTTTACATCGAAAAAGAAAATATGGAACGCATCATTATTGATAACGGCAGAATTGGTCTCGAGTTTACGAAATGGATTGCAGAATCTCTCGAGGCTTCCAAGGCCAAGCTGCGTGATTATTTGGCATTCGGTTCAGAGGGGGCTGTGGCGTCCTTTTTTATCCGTGCTGCGAACATGTACGGCAAAGATATGCCTGACGGTATTGTTATCAAGCAGGTGTTTGCTGTTCAGGATATTGCAAGACATCTGGGTATATCGAGAGAAACCGTCAGCCGGATTATCAGTAAATGGCGACGAAAAGGAGTGCTCGATAAATCATACCGCTATTATCATATCAGGGATGTTCAGTTTTTCCGTGACATATTAAGCTGCGACAACTGCGGTGTCCAGAACTGTGTCATCTGA
- a CDS encoding HesB/YadR/YfhF family protein, which produces MKMTISKEAAAWFEQEMDVTSGDEVQFFVRYGGDANFQKGFSIGLTVKEADDAAAEVTEKGIRFYVERKDIWYFDDTDFHVDYDQEKEEIAFIHGD; this is translated from the coding sequence ATGAAAATGACGATATCAAAAGAAGCAGCAGCATGGTTTGAACAGGAAATGGACGTCACCAGTGGTGATGAAGTGCAGTTTTTTGTGCGTTATGGCGGAGATGCAAATTTTCAAAAGGGATTTTCAATTGGGCTTACGGTCAAAGAGGCCGATGATGCAGCGGCGGAAGTTACGGAAAAAGGAATCCGTTTTTATGTGGAACGGAAAGATATCTGGTATTTTGATGACACAGACTTTCATGTGGACTACGATCAGGAAAAAGAGGAGATTGCATTTATTCATGGTGACTGA
- a CDS encoding Crp/Fnr family transcriptional regulator: MNQMSVGKPSAQSFLDTLSEESRNSILEHGTTRKVIAGEILFEEGSQLHEVYIIVRGQVKLSKQTAEGKTFTLFLKQNGDLISEGMLFDDTASSMTAEAVTASEISVLSIQEMRNLFLQDQQLAIALMSWCSIQTQSTQAKFRDLILSGKQGALYSTLIRFAHSYGQETERGILIKTPLTHQDLADYAGSTRENVNRMIMDLKQNGILTMEKSRILIHDLEYMKDILHCGSCPIDICTM, from the coding sequence ATGAATCAAATGTCTGTTGGAAAACCGTCTGCCCAATCATTTTTGGATACGCTGTCAGAGGAGTCTCGTAACAGCATTCTCGAACATGGAACGACGAGAAAGGTTATTGCAGGAGAGATCCTCTTTGAAGAGGGTTCGCAGCTCCATGAGGTGTATATCATCGTCAGGGGACAGGTGAAACTGAGTAAACAGACAGCGGAAGGAAAGACATTTACATTGTTTTTAAAGCAGAACGGTGATTTGATCAGCGAGGGAATGCTGTTTGATGATACGGCTTCTTCGATGACCGCTGAGGCAGTCACAGCTTCAGAAATTTCTGTGTTGTCGATTCAGGAGATGAGGAATCTGTTTTTACAGGACCAGCAGCTGGCGATTGCTTTAATGAGCTGGTGTTCGATACAGACACAGTCCACACAGGCCAAGTTCCGCGACCTGATACTTTCCGGAAAGCAAGGGGCTCTCTATTCGACACTGATTCGTTTTGCCCATTCTTATGGACAGGAGACTGAACGGGGGATATTAATCAAAACGCCGTTGACCCATCAGGATTTAGCCGATTACGCCGGATCTACGAGGGAGAACGTGAACCGGATGATAATGGATCTGAAACAGAATGGCATCCTGACCATGGAAAAGAGCAGAATCCTCATACATGATCTGGAGTATATGAAAGACATTTTGCATTGCGGGAGTTGTCCCATTGATATTTGTACCATGTAA
- a CDS encoding YwiC-like family protein, translated as MKWYIPREHGAWAMLIVPYWTAAAAVGVSIHHVWFFMGIFFVYLTQAPLLTWIKQPSINDGWPSFIVYLSIGLIFTIPYLAAYTEILKISLFIIPFFMMNVLFAKMKKERLLINDACAIAGLSGLGFLAWQLGGEPVTEMIVLIVLFNFVFFCGSVFHVKGLIREKRNVLFKRIGKGYHILLILFFYVFASMPLVVVGIITFIKTLTLDEQVLDRPVKIGVVEIMNSIAFFIGVVMFVWG; from the coding sequence ATGAAATGGTATATTCCAAGAGAACACGGGGCATGGGCGATGCTCATTGTACCTTATTGGACAGCTGCAGCGGCAGTCGGAGTTTCGATACATCATGTGTGGTTCTTCATGGGGATCTTTTTTGTCTATCTCACACAGGCACCGCTTCTGACCTGGATCAAGCAACCGTCGATCAATGACGGTTGGCCCTCGTTCATCGTCTATCTGTCTATAGGATTGATTTTTACCATCCCATATCTGGCAGCATACACGGAAATTCTCAAGATCAGTCTTTTCATTATCCCATTCTTTATGATGAATGTACTTTTCGCAAAAATGAAAAAAGAGCGGCTCTTAATTAATGATGCATGCGCAATTGCCGGTCTGTCCGGGCTTGGATTTCTGGCTTGGCAGCTCGGGGGTGAACCGGTTACCGAAATGATTGTTCTGATTGTCCTTTTTAATTTTGTTTTTTTCTGCGGGAGCGTGTTTCATGTGAAGGGATTAATACGGGAGAAGCGCAACGTGCTTTTTAAGAGAATTGGGAAAGGGTACCATATTTTGCTCATTCTCTTTTTTTATGTTTTTGCCTCGATGCCGCTGGTCGTGGTTGGGATAATCACCTTCATAAAGACACTGACCCTGGATGAACAGGTGCTTGACCGCCCTGTTAAAATAGGAGTTGTGGAAATAATGAACTCGATTGCTTTTTTTATCGGGGTTGTAATGTTCGTTTGGGGGTGA
- a CDS encoding RNA-guided endonuclease InsQ/TnpB family protein, with amino-acid sequence MKLTLTAKTKIVPTVEQEDTLRKTAHAYRDACNAVSEVVFDENTLVQAKLHKRTYRELRSTFGLKSQMAQSALKTVIATYKTNQSNGHERSQVQFKKPQFDLVFNRDYSLTKGLFSVNTLEGRIKVPFYTEGLEPYFDGTWTFGTAKLVHKYGKWFLHIPVSKDVQEANLDNINQVVGIDMGVNFTATTYDSNGQTRFFNGKQIKHKRAKYKQMRKELQQKQTPSARRKLKKIGQRENRWMQNINYCISKALVEQYGKDTLFVMEDLTGVRNATEKVRVKDRYQTVSWSFNDLRQKIAYKAQKTGALGIAVDPGYTSQTCPKCGHTEKANRNKKTHTFCCQTCQYTSNDDRIGAMNLQRKGIAYIVEETART; translated from the coding sequence ATGAAATTGACTTTAACAGCAAAAACGAAAATCGTACCGACTGTCGAGCAAGAAGATACACTCCGTAAAACTGCACATGCTTATCGGGATGCTTGCAACGCTGTGTCGGAAGTGGTATTCGATGAAAATACGCTTGTACAAGCAAAACTCCATAAGCGAACTTACAGAGAACTTCGTTCCACGTTCGGCTTGAAATCACAAATGGCACAGTCGGCCTTAAAGACGGTGATCGCAACATACAAAACGAATCAGAGCAACGGTCACGAACGATCACAAGTACAGTTTAAGAAACCGCAGTTTGACCTCGTTTTTAACCGAGATTATTCACTGACGAAAGGCTTGTTCTCAGTCAACACACTGGAAGGCAGAATCAAAGTGCCTTTCTACACGGAAGGACTTGAACCATACTTTGACGGTACGTGGACGTTTGGCACGGCAAAATTGGTTCATAAATACGGCAAATGGTTTCTCCATATCCCTGTATCAAAGGACGTTCAAGAAGCGAATCTCGATAACATCAATCAAGTTGTCGGCATTGATATGGGCGTGAACTTCACCGCCACAACGTATGACTCAAACGGACAAACACGCTTCTTTAATGGCAAACAGATCAAGCATAAACGTGCCAAGTACAAACAGATGCGTAAAGAACTTCAACAAAAGCAAACGCCGTCTGCCCGTAGAAAATTAAAGAAGATCGGACAGCGAGAAAACCGTTGGATGCAGAACATCAATTACTGCATCAGTAAGGCACTCGTTGAACAGTACGGAAAAGACACCCTGTTTGTAATGGAAGATTTAACGGGTGTCCGAAACGCCACAGAGAAAGTACGTGTCAAAGACCGTTATCAGACCGTTTCGTGGTCGTTCAATGATCTTCGTCAAAAGATTGCATACAAAGCACAGAAAACAGGTGCTTTGGGCATTGCCGTTGATCCTGGATACACGTCGCAGACGTGTCCGAAATGCGGGCATACGGAAAAAGCGAACCGAAACAAAAAGACGCACACGTTCTGTTGTCAAACGTGCCAGTACACATCCAATGATGATCGTATCGGTGCGATGAACCTTCAACGAAAAGGAATTGCGTACATCGTTGAAGAAACTGCCCGAACATGA